From a region of the Rhinopithecus roxellana isolate Shanxi Qingling chromosome 8, ASM756505v1, whole genome shotgun sequence genome:
- the SLAMF8 gene encoding SLAM family member 8 isoform X4, producing MAMRPLWSLLLWEEELLATFFRGSLETLYHSRFLGRAQLHSNLSLELGPLESGDSGNFSVLMVDTRGKTWTQTLQLKVYDAVPRPVVQVFIAVGGDAQPPKTCQVFLSCWAPNISEITYSWRRETTMDFGMESHSLFTDGQVLSISLGPGDRGVAYSCIVSNPVSWDLATVTPWDSCLHEAAPGKASYKDVLLVAVPVSLLLMLVTLFSAWHWGPCSGRNPAGTGVPRQSLHLGQRISTAGLRIHITTPPLDCSQILPAWPAQRFPAGPHLRSKQLWMRWDPQLSLHKVTLSNLISTVVCSVVHQGLAEQIHTAQIKFPSSMTHLSTSGLMNSLPKKHEVLP from the exons ATGGCCATGAGGCCCCTGTGGAGTCTGCTTCTCTGGGAAG AGGAGCTCCTGGCCACATTTTTCCGAGGCTCCCTGGAGACTCTGTACCACTCCCGCTTCCTGGGCCGAGCCCAGCTACACAGCAACCTCAGCCTGGAGCTCGGGCCACTGGAGTCTGGAGACAGCGGCAACTTCTCTGTGTTGATGGTGGACACAAGGGGCAAGACCTGGACCCAGACCCTCCAGCTAAAAGTGTACG ATGCAGTGCCCAGGCCCGTGGTACAAGTGTTCATTGCTGTAGGAGGGGATGCTCAGCCCCCCAAAACCTGCCAGGTTTTCTTGTCCTGTTGGGCCCCCAACATCAGTGAAATAACCTATAGCTGGCGACGGGAGACAACCATGGACTTTGGTATGGAATCACACAGCCTCTTCACAGACGGACAGGTGCTGAGCATATCCCTGggaccaggagacagaggtgtgGCCTATTCCTGCATTGTCTCCAACCCTGTCAGCTGGGACTTGGCCACAGTCACGCCCTGGGACAGCTGCCTTCATGAAGCAG CACCAGGGAAGGCCTCCTACAAAGATGTGCTGCTGGTGGCAGTGCCTGTCTCGCTGCTCCTGATGCTGGTTACTCTATTCTCTGCCTGGCACTGGGGCCCCTGCTCAGGTAGGAATCCTGCAGGTACAGGAG TTCCCAGGCAATCACTTCACCTTGGACAAAGGATCAGCACAGCTGGCCTCCGGATCCACATCACCACTCCTCCACTCGATTGTTCCCAGATCCTCCCTGCCTGGCCTGCTCAGAGGTTCCCTGCTG GGCCCCACCTCAGATCAAAGCAGCTCTGGATGAGATGGGACCCGCAGCTCTCCCTCCATAAGGTGACTCTTAGCAACCTCATTTCCACAGTGGTTTGTAGTGTGGTGCACCAGGGCCTTGCTGAGCAGATCCACACTGCTCAAATAAAGTTCCCATCCTCAATGACTCACTTGTCAACTAGTGGACTAATGAACTCTCTGCCAAAAAAACACGAAGTGCTTCCGTGA
- the SLAMF8 gene encoding SLAM family member 8 isoform X1 has protein sequence MAMRPLWSLLLWEALLPIIVTGAQVLSKVGGSVLLVAARPPGFQVREAIWRSLWPSEELLATFFRGSLETLYHSRFLGRAQLHSNLSLELGPLESGDSGNFSVLMVDTRGKTWTQTLQLKVYDAVPRPVVQVFIAVGGDAQPPKTCQVFLSCWAPNISEITYSWRRETTMDFGMESHSLFTDGQVLSISLGPGDRGVAYSCIVSNPVSWDLATVTPWDSCLHEAAPGKASYKDVLLVAVPVSLLLMLVTLFSAWHWGPCSGRNPAGTGVPRQSLHLGQRISTAGLRIHITTPPLDCSQILPAWPAQRFPAGPHLRSKQLWMRWDPQLSLHKVTLSNLISTVVCSVVHQGLAEQIHTAQIKFPSSMTHLSTSGLMNSLPKKHEVLP, from the exons ATGGCCATGAGGCCCCTGTGGAGTCTGCTTCTCTGGGAAG CCCTACTTCCCATTATAGTTACCGGTGCCCAAGTGCTGAGCAAAGTTGGGGGCTCGGTGCTGCTGGTGGCAGCACGCCCTCCCGGCTTCCAAGTCCGTGAGGCTATCTGGCGATCTCTCTGGCCTTCAGAGGAGCTCCTGGCCACATTTTTCCGAGGCTCCCTGGAGACTCTGTACCACTCCCGCTTCCTGGGCCGAGCCCAGCTACACAGCAACCTCAGCCTGGAGCTCGGGCCACTGGAGTCTGGAGACAGCGGCAACTTCTCTGTGTTGATGGTGGACACAAGGGGCAAGACCTGGACCCAGACCCTCCAGCTAAAAGTGTACG ATGCAGTGCCCAGGCCCGTGGTACAAGTGTTCATTGCTGTAGGAGGGGATGCTCAGCCCCCCAAAACCTGCCAGGTTTTCTTGTCCTGTTGGGCCCCCAACATCAGTGAAATAACCTATAGCTGGCGACGGGAGACAACCATGGACTTTGGTATGGAATCACACAGCCTCTTCACAGACGGACAGGTGCTGAGCATATCCCTGggaccaggagacagaggtgtgGCCTATTCCTGCATTGTCTCCAACCCTGTCAGCTGGGACTTGGCCACAGTCACGCCCTGGGACAGCTGCCTTCATGAAGCAG CACCAGGGAAGGCCTCCTACAAAGATGTGCTGCTGGTGGCAGTGCCTGTCTCGCTGCTCCTGATGCTGGTTACTCTATTCTCTGCCTGGCACTGGGGCCCCTGCTCAGGTAGGAATCCTGCAGGTACAGGAG TTCCCAGGCAATCACTTCACCTTGGACAAAGGATCAGCACAGCTGGCCTCCGGATCCACATCACCACTCCTCCACTCGATTGTTCCCAGATCCTCCCTGCCTGGCCTGCTCAGAGGTTCCCTGCTG GGCCCCACCTCAGATCAAAGCAGCTCTGGATGAGATGGGACCCGCAGCTCTCCCTCCATAAGGTGACTCTTAGCAACCTCATTTCCACAGTGGTTTGTAGTGTGGTGCACCAGGGCCTTGCTGAGCAGATCCACACTGCTCAAATAAAGTTCCCATCCTCAATGACTCACTTGTCAACTAGTGGACTAATGAACTCTCTGCCAAAAAAACACGAAGTGCTTCCGTGA
- the SLAMF8 gene encoding SLAM family member 8 isoform X6, protein MAMRPLWSLLLWEALLPIIVTGAQVLSKVGGSVLLVAARPPGFQVREAIWRSLWPSEELLATFFRGSLETLYHSRFLGRAQLHSNLSLELGPLESGDSGNFSVLMVDTRGKTWTQTLQLKVYDAVPRPVVQVFIAVGGDAQPPKTCQVFLSCWAPNISEITYSWRRETTMDFGMESHSLFTDGQVLSISLGPGDRGVAYSCIVSNPVSWDLATVTPWDSCLHEAAPGKASYKDVLLVAVPVSLLLMLVTLFSAWHWGPCSGPHLRSKQLWMRWDPQLSLHKVTLSNLISTVVCSVVHQGLAEQIHTAQIKFPSSMTHLSTSGLMNSLPKKHEVLP, encoded by the exons ATGGCCATGAGGCCCCTGTGGAGTCTGCTTCTCTGGGAAG CCCTACTTCCCATTATAGTTACCGGTGCCCAAGTGCTGAGCAAAGTTGGGGGCTCGGTGCTGCTGGTGGCAGCACGCCCTCCCGGCTTCCAAGTCCGTGAGGCTATCTGGCGATCTCTCTGGCCTTCAGAGGAGCTCCTGGCCACATTTTTCCGAGGCTCCCTGGAGACTCTGTACCACTCCCGCTTCCTGGGCCGAGCCCAGCTACACAGCAACCTCAGCCTGGAGCTCGGGCCACTGGAGTCTGGAGACAGCGGCAACTTCTCTGTGTTGATGGTGGACACAAGGGGCAAGACCTGGACCCAGACCCTCCAGCTAAAAGTGTACG ATGCAGTGCCCAGGCCCGTGGTACAAGTGTTCATTGCTGTAGGAGGGGATGCTCAGCCCCCCAAAACCTGCCAGGTTTTCTTGTCCTGTTGGGCCCCCAACATCAGTGAAATAACCTATAGCTGGCGACGGGAGACAACCATGGACTTTGGTATGGAATCACACAGCCTCTTCACAGACGGACAGGTGCTGAGCATATCCCTGggaccaggagacagaggtgtgGCCTATTCCTGCATTGTCTCCAACCCTGTCAGCTGGGACTTGGCCACAGTCACGCCCTGGGACAGCTGCCTTCATGAAGCAG CACCAGGGAAGGCCTCCTACAAAGATGTGCTGCTGGTGGCAGTGCCTGTCTCGCTGCTCCTGATGCTGGTTACTCTATTCTCTGCCTGGCACTGGGGCCCCTGCTCAG GGCCCCACCTCAGATCAAAGCAGCTCTGGATGAGATGGGACCCGCAGCTCTCCCTCCATAAGGTGACTCTTAGCAACCTCATTTCCACAGTGGTTTGTAGTGTGGTGCACCAGGGCCTTGCTGAGCAGATCCACACTGCTCAAATAAAGTTCCCATCCTCAATGACTCACTTGTCAACTAGTGGACTAATGAACTCTCTGCCAAAAAAACACGAAGTGCTTCCGTGA
- the SLAMF8 gene encoding SLAM family member 8 isoform X8, translating to MAMRPLWSLLLWEALLPIIVTGAQVLSKVGGSVLLVAARPPGFQVREAIWRSLWPSEELLATFFRGSLETLYHSRFLGRAQLHSNLSLELGPLESGDSGNFSVLMVDTRGKTWTQTLQLKVYDAVPRPVVQVFIAVGGDAQPPKTCQVFLSCWAPNISEITYSWRRETTMDFGMESHSLFTDGQVLSISLGPGDRGVAYSCIVSNPVSWDLATVTPWDSCLHEAGPHLRSKQLWMRWDPQLSLHKVTLSNLISTVVCSVVHQGLAEQIHTAQIKFPSSMTHLSTSGLMNSLPKKHEVLP from the exons ATGGCCATGAGGCCCCTGTGGAGTCTGCTTCTCTGGGAAG CCCTACTTCCCATTATAGTTACCGGTGCCCAAGTGCTGAGCAAAGTTGGGGGCTCGGTGCTGCTGGTGGCAGCACGCCCTCCCGGCTTCCAAGTCCGTGAGGCTATCTGGCGATCTCTCTGGCCTTCAGAGGAGCTCCTGGCCACATTTTTCCGAGGCTCCCTGGAGACTCTGTACCACTCCCGCTTCCTGGGCCGAGCCCAGCTACACAGCAACCTCAGCCTGGAGCTCGGGCCACTGGAGTCTGGAGACAGCGGCAACTTCTCTGTGTTGATGGTGGACACAAGGGGCAAGACCTGGACCCAGACCCTCCAGCTAAAAGTGTACG ATGCAGTGCCCAGGCCCGTGGTACAAGTGTTCATTGCTGTAGGAGGGGATGCTCAGCCCCCCAAAACCTGCCAGGTTTTCTTGTCCTGTTGGGCCCCCAACATCAGTGAAATAACCTATAGCTGGCGACGGGAGACAACCATGGACTTTGGTATGGAATCACACAGCCTCTTCACAGACGGACAGGTGCTGAGCATATCCCTGggaccaggagacagaggtgtgGCCTATTCCTGCATTGTCTCCAACCCTGTCAGCTGGGACTTGGCCACAGTCACGCCCTGGGACAGCTGCCTTCATGAAGCAG GGCCCCACCTCAGATCAAAGCAGCTCTGGATGAGATGGGACCCGCAGCTCTCCCTCCATAAGGTGACTCTTAGCAACCTCATTTCCACAGTGGTTTGTAGTGTGGTGCACCAGGGCCTTGCTGAGCAGATCCACACTGCTCAAATAAAGTTCCCATCCTCAATGACTCACTTGTCAACTAGTGGACTAATGAACTCTCTGCCAAAAAAACACGAAGTGCTTCCGTGA
- the SLAMF8 gene encoding SLAM family member 8 isoform X3, which produces MAMRPLWSLLLWEALLPIIVTGAQVLSKVGGSVLLVAARPPGFQVREAIWRSLWPSEELLATFFRGSLETLYHSRFLGRAQLHSNLSLELGPLESGDSGNFSVLMVDTRGKTWTQTLQLKVYDAVPRPVVQVFIAVGGDAQPPKTCQVFLSCWAPNISEITYSWRRETTMDFGMESHSLFTDGQVLSISLGPGDRGVAYSCIVSNPVSWDLATVTPWDSCLHEAAPGKASYKDVLLVAVPVSLLLMLVTLFSAWHWGPCSVPRQSLHLGQRISTAGLRIHITTPPLDCSQILPAWPAQRFPAGPHLRSKQLWMRWDPQLSLHKVTLSNLISTVVCSVVHQGLAEQIHTAQIKFPSSMTHLSTSGLMNSLPKKHEVLP; this is translated from the exons ATGGCCATGAGGCCCCTGTGGAGTCTGCTTCTCTGGGAAG CCCTACTTCCCATTATAGTTACCGGTGCCCAAGTGCTGAGCAAAGTTGGGGGCTCGGTGCTGCTGGTGGCAGCACGCCCTCCCGGCTTCCAAGTCCGTGAGGCTATCTGGCGATCTCTCTGGCCTTCAGAGGAGCTCCTGGCCACATTTTTCCGAGGCTCCCTGGAGACTCTGTACCACTCCCGCTTCCTGGGCCGAGCCCAGCTACACAGCAACCTCAGCCTGGAGCTCGGGCCACTGGAGTCTGGAGACAGCGGCAACTTCTCTGTGTTGATGGTGGACACAAGGGGCAAGACCTGGACCCAGACCCTCCAGCTAAAAGTGTACG ATGCAGTGCCCAGGCCCGTGGTACAAGTGTTCATTGCTGTAGGAGGGGATGCTCAGCCCCCCAAAACCTGCCAGGTTTTCTTGTCCTGTTGGGCCCCCAACATCAGTGAAATAACCTATAGCTGGCGACGGGAGACAACCATGGACTTTGGTATGGAATCACACAGCCTCTTCACAGACGGACAGGTGCTGAGCATATCCCTGggaccaggagacagaggtgtgGCCTATTCCTGCATTGTCTCCAACCCTGTCAGCTGGGACTTGGCCACAGTCACGCCCTGGGACAGCTGCCTTCATGAAGCAG CACCAGGGAAGGCCTCCTACAAAGATGTGCTGCTGGTGGCAGTGCCTGTCTCGCTGCTCCTGATGCTGGTTACTCTATTCTCTGCCTGGCACTGGGGCCCCTGCTCAG TTCCCAGGCAATCACTTCACCTTGGACAAAGGATCAGCACAGCTGGCCTCCGGATCCACATCACCACTCCTCCACTCGATTGTTCCCAGATCCTCCCTGCCTGGCCTGCTCAGAGGTTCCCTGCTG GGCCCCACCTCAGATCAAAGCAGCTCTGGATGAGATGGGACCCGCAGCTCTCCCTCCATAAGGTGACTCTTAGCAACCTCATTTCCACAGTGGTTTGTAGTGTGGTGCACCAGGGCCTTGCTGAGCAGATCCACACTGCTCAAATAAAGTTCCCATCCTCAATGACTCACTTGTCAACTAGTGGACTAATGAACTCTCTGCCAAAAAAACACGAAGTGCTTCCGTGA
- the SLAMF8 gene encoding SLAM family member 8 isoform X2, giving the protein MAMRPLWSLLLWEALLPIIVTGAQVLSKVGGSVLLVAARPPGFQVREAIWRSLWPSEELLATFFRGSLETLYHSRFLGRAQLHSNLSLELGPLESGDSGNFSVLMVDTRGKTWTQTLQLKVYDAVPRPVVQVFIAVGGDAQPPKTCQVFLSCWAPNISEITYSWRRETTMDFGMESHSLFTDGQVLSISLGPGDRGVAYSCIVSNPVSWDLATVTPWDSCLHEAAPGKASYKDVLLVAVPVSLLLMLVTLFSAWHWGPCSGRNPAVPRQSLHLGQRISTAGLRIHITTPPLDCSQILPAWPAQRFPAGPHLRSKQLWMRWDPQLSLHKVTLSNLISTVVCSVVHQGLAEQIHTAQIKFPSSMTHLSTSGLMNSLPKKHEVLP; this is encoded by the exons ATGGCCATGAGGCCCCTGTGGAGTCTGCTTCTCTGGGAAG CCCTACTTCCCATTATAGTTACCGGTGCCCAAGTGCTGAGCAAAGTTGGGGGCTCGGTGCTGCTGGTGGCAGCACGCCCTCCCGGCTTCCAAGTCCGTGAGGCTATCTGGCGATCTCTCTGGCCTTCAGAGGAGCTCCTGGCCACATTTTTCCGAGGCTCCCTGGAGACTCTGTACCACTCCCGCTTCCTGGGCCGAGCCCAGCTACACAGCAACCTCAGCCTGGAGCTCGGGCCACTGGAGTCTGGAGACAGCGGCAACTTCTCTGTGTTGATGGTGGACACAAGGGGCAAGACCTGGACCCAGACCCTCCAGCTAAAAGTGTACG ATGCAGTGCCCAGGCCCGTGGTACAAGTGTTCATTGCTGTAGGAGGGGATGCTCAGCCCCCCAAAACCTGCCAGGTTTTCTTGTCCTGTTGGGCCCCCAACATCAGTGAAATAACCTATAGCTGGCGACGGGAGACAACCATGGACTTTGGTATGGAATCACACAGCCTCTTCACAGACGGACAGGTGCTGAGCATATCCCTGggaccaggagacagaggtgtgGCCTATTCCTGCATTGTCTCCAACCCTGTCAGCTGGGACTTGGCCACAGTCACGCCCTGGGACAGCTGCCTTCATGAAGCAG CACCAGGGAAGGCCTCCTACAAAGATGTGCTGCTGGTGGCAGTGCCTGTCTCGCTGCTCCTGATGCTGGTTACTCTATTCTCTGCCTGGCACTGGGGCCCCTGCTCAGGTAGGAATCCTGCAG TTCCCAGGCAATCACTTCACCTTGGACAAAGGATCAGCACAGCTGGCCTCCGGATCCACATCACCACTCCTCCACTCGATTGTTCCCAGATCCTCCCTGCCTGGCCTGCTCAGAGGTTCCCTGCTG GGCCCCACCTCAGATCAAAGCAGCTCTGGATGAGATGGGACCCGCAGCTCTCCCTCCATAAGGTGACTCTTAGCAACCTCATTTCCACAGTGGTTTGTAGTGTGGTGCACCAGGGCCTTGCTGAGCAGATCCACACTGCTCAAATAAAGTTCCCATCCTCAATGACTCACTTGTCAACTAGTGGACTAATGAACTCTCTGCCAAAAAAACACGAAGTGCTTCCGTGA
- the SLAMF8 gene encoding SLAM family member 8 isoform X5 — translation MAMRPLWSLLLWEALLPIIVTGAQVLSKVGGSVLLVAARPPGFQVREAIWRSLWPSEELLATFFRGSLETLYHSRFLGRAQLHSNLSLELGPLESGDSGNFSVLMVDTRGKTWTQTLQLKVYDAVPRPVVQVFIAVGGDAQPPKTCQVFLSCWAPNISEITYSWRRETTMDFGMESHSLFTDGQVLSISLGPGDRGVAYSCIVSNPVSWDLATVTPWDSCLHEAAPGKASYKDVLLVAVPVSLLLMLVTLFSAWHWGPCSGRNPAGTGVPRQSLHLGQRISTAGLRIHITTPPLDCSQILPAWPAQRFPAGNLALSKSHPFPTCTSLLSPSPKIT, via the exons ATGGCCATGAGGCCCCTGTGGAGTCTGCTTCTCTGGGAAG CCCTACTTCCCATTATAGTTACCGGTGCCCAAGTGCTGAGCAAAGTTGGGGGCTCGGTGCTGCTGGTGGCAGCACGCCCTCCCGGCTTCCAAGTCCGTGAGGCTATCTGGCGATCTCTCTGGCCTTCAGAGGAGCTCCTGGCCACATTTTTCCGAGGCTCCCTGGAGACTCTGTACCACTCCCGCTTCCTGGGCCGAGCCCAGCTACACAGCAACCTCAGCCTGGAGCTCGGGCCACTGGAGTCTGGAGACAGCGGCAACTTCTCTGTGTTGATGGTGGACACAAGGGGCAAGACCTGGACCCAGACCCTCCAGCTAAAAGTGTACG ATGCAGTGCCCAGGCCCGTGGTACAAGTGTTCATTGCTGTAGGAGGGGATGCTCAGCCCCCCAAAACCTGCCAGGTTTTCTTGTCCTGTTGGGCCCCCAACATCAGTGAAATAACCTATAGCTGGCGACGGGAGACAACCATGGACTTTGGTATGGAATCACACAGCCTCTTCACAGACGGACAGGTGCTGAGCATATCCCTGggaccaggagacagaggtgtgGCCTATTCCTGCATTGTCTCCAACCCTGTCAGCTGGGACTTGGCCACAGTCACGCCCTGGGACAGCTGCCTTCATGAAGCAG CACCAGGGAAGGCCTCCTACAAAGATGTGCTGCTGGTGGCAGTGCCTGTCTCGCTGCTCCTGATGCTGGTTACTCTATTCTCTGCCTGGCACTGGGGCCCCTGCTCAGGTAGGAATCCTGCAGGTACAGGAG TTCCCAGGCAATCACTTCACCTTGGACAAAGGATCAGCACAGCTGGCCTCCGGATCCACATCACCACTCCTCCACTCGATTGTTCCCAGATCCTCCCTGCCTGGCCTGCTCAGAGGTTCCCTGCTGGTAACCTGGCTTTATCAAAATCTCATCCCTTTCCCACATGCACTTCTCTCCTATCACCTTCCCCCAAGATTACCTGA
- the SLAMF8 gene encoding SLAM family member 8 isoform X7 yields MAMRPLWSLLLWEALLPIIVTGAQVLSKVGGSVLLVAARPPGFQVREAIWRSLWPSEELLATFFRGSLETLYHSRFLGRAQLHSNLSLELGPLESGDSGNFSVLMVDTRGKTWTQTLQLKVYDAVPRPVVQVFIAVGGDAQPPKTCQVFLSCWAPNISEITYSWRRETTMDFGMESHSLFTDGQVLSISLGPGDRGVAYSCIVSNPVSWDLATVTPWDSCLHEAAPGKASYKDVLLVAVPVSLLLMLVTLFSAWHWGPCSGSGSEGGESFLTLQHSDQEKNIEFAPANRTFLHNFKKSSSAQDESSCLKLRE; encoded by the exons ATGGCCATGAGGCCCCTGTGGAGTCTGCTTCTCTGGGAAG CCCTACTTCCCATTATAGTTACCGGTGCCCAAGTGCTGAGCAAAGTTGGGGGCTCGGTGCTGCTGGTGGCAGCACGCCCTCCCGGCTTCCAAGTCCGTGAGGCTATCTGGCGATCTCTCTGGCCTTCAGAGGAGCTCCTGGCCACATTTTTCCGAGGCTCCCTGGAGACTCTGTACCACTCCCGCTTCCTGGGCCGAGCCCAGCTACACAGCAACCTCAGCCTGGAGCTCGGGCCACTGGAGTCTGGAGACAGCGGCAACTTCTCTGTGTTGATGGTGGACACAAGGGGCAAGACCTGGACCCAGACCCTCCAGCTAAAAGTGTACG ATGCAGTGCCCAGGCCCGTGGTACAAGTGTTCATTGCTGTAGGAGGGGATGCTCAGCCCCCCAAAACCTGCCAGGTTTTCTTGTCCTGTTGGGCCCCCAACATCAGTGAAATAACCTATAGCTGGCGACGGGAGACAACCATGGACTTTGGTATGGAATCACACAGCCTCTTCACAGACGGACAGGTGCTGAGCATATCCCTGggaccaggagacagaggtgtgGCCTATTCCTGCATTGTCTCCAACCCTGTCAGCTGGGACTTGGCCACAGTCACGCCCTGGGACAGCTGCCTTCATGAAGCAG CACCAGGGAAGGCCTCCTACAAAGATGTGCTGCTGGTGGCAGTGCCTGTCTCGCTGCTCCTGATGCTGGTTACTCTATTCTCTGCCTGGCACTGGGGCCCCTGCTCAG GATCTGGGAGTGAGGGTGGAGAGTCTTTCCTCACACTCCAGCACAGTGaccaggaaaaaaatattgaatttgcCCCAGCCAACAGGACGTTCTTGCACAACTTCAAGAAAAGCAGCTCAGCTCAGGATGAGTCTTCTTGCCTGAAACTGAGAGAGTGA
- the SLAMF8 gene encoding SLAM family member 8 isoform X10, producing the protein MAMRPLWSLLLWEALLPIIVTGAQVLSKVGGSVLLVAARPPGFQVREAIWRSLWPSEELLATFFRGSLETLYHSRFLGRAQLHSNLSLELGPLESGDSGNFSVLMVDTRGKTWTQTLQLKVYDAVPRPVVQVFIAVGGDAQPPKTCQVFLSCWAPNISEITYSWRRETTMDFGMESHSLFTDGQVLSISLGPGDRGVAYSCIVSNPVSWDLATVTPWDSCLHEAGKKKKDVRADRVGPETENPLVQDLP; encoded by the exons ATGGCCATGAGGCCCCTGTGGAGTCTGCTTCTCTGGGAAG CCCTACTTCCCATTATAGTTACCGGTGCCCAAGTGCTGAGCAAAGTTGGGGGCTCGGTGCTGCTGGTGGCAGCACGCCCTCCCGGCTTCCAAGTCCGTGAGGCTATCTGGCGATCTCTCTGGCCTTCAGAGGAGCTCCTGGCCACATTTTTCCGAGGCTCCCTGGAGACTCTGTACCACTCCCGCTTCCTGGGCCGAGCCCAGCTACACAGCAACCTCAGCCTGGAGCTCGGGCCACTGGAGTCTGGAGACAGCGGCAACTTCTCTGTGTTGATGGTGGACACAAGGGGCAAGACCTGGACCCAGACCCTCCAGCTAAAAGTGTACG ATGCAGTGCCCAGGCCCGTGGTACAAGTGTTCATTGCTGTAGGAGGGGATGCTCAGCCCCCCAAAACCTGCCAGGTTTTCTTGTCCTGTTGGGCCCCCAACATCAGTGAAATAACCTATAGCTGGCGACGGGAGACAACCATGGACTTTGGTATGGAATCACACAGCCTCTTCACAGACGGACAGGTGCTGAGCATATCCCTGggaccaggagacagaggtgtgGCCTATTCCTGCATTGTCTCCAACCCTGTCAGCTGGGACTTGGCCACAGTCACGCCCTGGGACAGCTGCCTTCATGAAGCAG ggaaaaagaaaaaggatgtcCGTGCTGACAGGGTGGGTCCAGAGACAGAGAACCCCCTTGTGCAGGATCTGCCATAA
- the SLAMF8 gene encoding SLAM family member 8 isoform X9: protein MAMRPLWSLLLWEALLPIIVTGAQVLSKVGGSVLLVAARPPGFQVREAIWRSLWPSEELLATFFRGSLETLYHSRFLGRAQLHSNLSLELGPLESGDSGNFSVLMVDTRGKTWTQTLQLKVYDAVPRPVVQVFIAVGGDAQPPKTCQVFLSCWAPNISEITYSWRRETTMDFGMESHSLFTDGQVLSISLGPGDRGVAYSCIVSNPVSWDLATVTPWDSCLHEAAPGKASYKDVLLVAVPVSLLLMLVTLFSAWHWGPCSGKKKKDVRADRVGPETENPLVQDLP from the exons ATGGCCATGAGGCCCCTGTGGAGTCTGCTTCTCTGGGAAG CCCTACTTCCCATTATAGTTACCGGTGCCCAAGTGCTGAGCAAAGTTGGGGGCTCGGTGCTGCTGGTGGCAGCACGCCCTCCCGGCTTCCAAGTCCGTGAGGCTATCTGGCGATCTCTCTGGCCTTCAGAGGAGCTCCTGGCCACATTTTTCCGAGGCTCCCTGGAGACTCTGTACCACTCCCGCTTCCTGGGCCGAGCCCAGCTACACAGCAACCTCAGCCTGGAGCTCGGGCCACTGGAGTCTGGAGACAGCGGCAACTTCTCTGTGTTGATGGTGGACACAAGGGGCAAGACCTGGACCCAGACCCTCCAGCTAAAAGTGTACG ATGCAGTGCCCAGGCCCGTGGTACAAGTGTTCATTGCTGTAGGAGGGGATGCTCAGCCCCCCAAAACCTGCCAGGTTTTCTTGTCCTGTTGGGCCCCCAACATCAGTGAAATAACCTATAGCTGGCGACGGGAGACAACCATGGACTTTGGTATGGAATCACACAGCCTCTTCACAGACGGACAGGTGCTGAGCATATCCCTGggaccaggagacagaggtgtgGCCTATTCCTGCATTGTCTCCAACCCTGTCAGCTGGGACTTGGCCACAGTCACGCCCTGGGACAGCTGCCTTCATGAAGCAG CACCAGGGAAGGCCTCCTACAAAGATGTGCTGCTGGTGGCAGTGCCTGTCTCGCTGCTCCTGATGCTGGTTACTCTATTCTCTGCCTGGCACTGGGGCCCCTGCTCAG ggaaaaagaaaaaggatgtcCGTGCTGACAGGGTGGGTCCAGAGACAGAGAACCCCCTTGTGCAGGATCTGCCATAA